A single Spiroplasma floricola 23-6 DNA region contains:
- the fib gene encoding cytoskeletal motor fibril protein Fib, with product MIGIISTAYFTVKDRPGIKTVKKYWWRNMVIQHVKYRGKSFIIATIGYGKANAAMAITYLMEEYSGLETVINVDLALSTNDKFDTTDTVMSTKFIYRDADLTVFKDIKYGQIVHEPEAYAFNTEFASQVKNFKLGVSDGIVGTADMLVYNSKQFKEMVDKYGQTIDVIDTEAGALAQIAKKSSLNFITMKIMYNNALSPWDNDPLHKFKIYETTNTLKYLLARMFNLLSSKYVIDFTKSTNDELEVIHELFEMEHDAWVSRFKTNTASLISGLGPSLMLVDKKGITPEAIDIVEVMKSKIEDEGPSKVILGEDEWKNAPKKWLRKMMFLTNISVNDDELLWNKSAKYDLKAAKIHSIEDVCKAVSKVIADRSQDKSSYTYDGATVLKKHLLVTVDAAISFYITHNLTHEFVESPHHGSKLVLNEFVKYLNQQLADVESPYDKVIVYFKIPTVNSSKLPIFVQTKTKANQPIVFAGYSAKDQKTYTVVDITRNDYDPLKVGSFKVTVRLKNL from the coding sequence ATGATAGGTATTATTTCAACAGCATACTTTACAGTTAAAGATCGTCCAGGAATCAAAACTGTAAAAAAATATTGATGAAGAAATATGGTTATTCAACACGTTAAATATAGAGGAAAATCTTTCATAATTGCTACAATCGGTTATGGAAAAGCAAATGCCGCTATGGCAATTACTTATTTAATGGAAGAATACTCAGGTTTAGAAACAGTAATAAACGTTGACTTAGCTTTATCAACAAATGATAAGTTTGATACAACAGATACTGTTATGTCTACAAAATTCATCTATAGAGATGCAGATTTAACAGTATTTAAAGATATTAAATATGGACAAATAGTTCATGAACCAGAAGCTTATGCTTTTAATACTGAATTTGCAAGTCAAGTTAAAAACTTTAAATTAGGTGTATCAGATGGTATCGTAGGTACTGCTGATATGTTAGTTTATAACTCAAAACAGTTCAAAGAAATGGTTGACAAATACGGTCAAACAATTGACGTAATTGATACAGAAGCAGGAGCGTTAGCTCAGATTGCTAAAAAATCAAGTCTAAATTTCATTACAATGAAAATTATGTATAACAATGCATTATCACCATGAGATAATGATCCATTACATAAATTTAAAATTTATGAAACAACTAATACTTTAAAATATTTATTAGCAAGAATGTTTAACTTATTATCATCAAAATATGTAATTGATTTCACAAAATCAACAAATGATGAATTAGAAGTTATTCACGAATTATTTGAAATGGAACACGATGCATGAGTATCACGTTTCAAAACAAATACAGCATCACTAATTTCAGGTTTAGGACCATCATTAATGTTAGTTGACAAAAAAGGAATTACTCCAGAAGCAATTGATATTGTTGAAGTTATGAAATCTAAAATTGAAGATGAAGGACCAAGTAAAGTAATTTTAGGAGAAGATGAATGAAAAAATGCTCCTAAAAAATGATTACGTAAAATGATGTTCTTAACAAACATTAGTGTAAATGATGATGAATTATTATGAAATAAATCAGCTAAATATGATCTTAAAGCAGCAAAAATTCATTCAATTGAAGATGTATGTAAAGCAGTTTCAAAAGTTATTGCTGATCGTTCACAAGACAAATCATCATATACTTATGATGGAGCAACAGTACTTAAAAAACACTTGTTAGTTACTGTAGATGCAGCTATTTCATTCTACATTACACATAATCTAACACACGAATTTGTGGAAAGTCCACATCATGGTTCAAAACTAGTTTTAAATGAATTTGTAAAATACTTAAATCAACAGTTGGCAGATGTTGAATCACCTTATGATAAAGTTATTGTTTATTTCAAAATACCAACAGTAAATTCTTCAAAATTACCAATTTTTGTACAAACAAAAACAAAAGCAAATCAACCAATTGTATTTGCAGGTTATTCAGCAAAAGATCAAAAAACTTACACAGTTGTTGATATTACAAGAAATGACTATGACCCATTAAAAGTAGGTTCATTCAAAGTTACAGTTCGTTTAAAAAACTTATAG
- a CDS encoding post-transcriptional regulator, producing MNDIYLRNIIYKMLDFKLTEIRKEYKNISFNDLFSYLREVIFKNNKIADLNDLSFFIMNIKVNKIFEYLNISAILDQSSSIEMDLKSILER from the coding sequence ATGAACGATATTTATTTAAGAAATATTATTTATAAAATGTTAGATTTCAAACTAACTGAAATAAGGAAAGAATATAAGAATATTAGTTTTAATGATTTGTTCTCTTACCTAAGAGAGGTAATATTTAAAAATAATAAAATAGCAGATTTGAATGATTTATCCTTTTTTATTATGAATATTAAAGTTAATAAAATATTTGAGTATTTAAATATTAGTGCAATATTAGATCAAAGTAGTTCAATTGAAATGGATTTAAAAAGTATTTTAGAAAGATAG
- a CDS encoding YitT family ABC transporter translates to MDKNRVDITELSNEISDSVDEMLNDKKVEFQSTEEKRTINKLAKELNKGNAIDGDVLLNFENKVMSQREQQLLVKQYFRTKFIKDFFQIVLAAFLIALTFDYFISVTGRAGLFPAGVGAIARFFATLTFPGKNQVDMQSSFYFVYYLIINIPLFIFGYIKLGKKFTFTTFLFVILQIGFDQIFQALPYINPKEFHLIVNFQLISGTPGAWNTGIWLFIFGSLGGILLGFSYSIVYKIGSSTGGLDFLTVYLSNKSNKPLGSLNRKVNLIILACVIVLNTIIIPLELINSDIKIDVLQNGDYINNQKLIESMWEYAMKNGAIVGDGNSLQWNPVFASWFGLSGTPSEYLNSLPSEFTKDQYNYLVEFVCKNGYGNDLTNIDKGLVAKIKILFVFGPSLFASFTLVMCAGMSTNYFYPKYTVRTYMITTNMPKEINKMLLENGFQNDILTWDSINRINGNYLHRSVIMAAMSVMDWDKIEREVFMADPHAKVNAINTKSIKGLFNYEIKKNDDRDIIRTKIETDELEKEKIRQIAIVRAHKENEKLTKKNQKRKTKEKKPDIEKEE, encoded by the coding sequence ATGGACAAAAATAGGGTAGATATTACTGAATTAAGCAACGAAATATCAGATTCTGTTGATGAAATGTTAAATGATAAAAAAGTAGAATTTCAATCAACAGAAGAAAAAAGAACAATTAATAAATTAGCAAAAGAACTTAATAAAGGTAATGCAATTGATGGTGATGTATTACTTAACTTTGAAAATAAGGTAATGTCTCAAAGAGAGCAACAGCTTTTAGTTAAACAATATTTTAGAACTAAATTTATTAAAGACTTTTTTCAAATTGTTCTTGCTGCATTTCTAATTGCATTAACATTTGACTATTTTATTTCTGTTACTGGTCGAGCAGGACTATTTCCAGCGGGAGTAGGAGCAATTGCTCGTTTTTTTGCTACTTTAACTTTTCCAGGTAAAAACCAAGTTGATATGCAATCATCTTTCTATTTCGTTTACTATTTAATAATAAACATACCTTTATTTATTTTTGGATATATAAAATTAGGTAAAAAATTTACATTTACAACATTTTTATTTGTAATACTACAAATTGGTTTTGACCAAATTTTTCAAGCATTACCATATATCAATCCCAAAGAATTTCATTTAATTGTTAACTTTCAATTAATTTCAGGAACACCAGGAGCATGAAATACTGGTATATGACTATTTATTTTTGGTTCATTAGGGGGTATCTTATTAGGTTTTTCATATTCAATTGTCTATAAAATTGGTTCTTCAACAGGAGGATTAGATTTTTTAACAGTTTATTTATCAAATAAAAGTAATAAACCATTAGGATCACTGAATAGAAAAGTGAATTTAATTATTTTGGCATGTGTTATTGTTTTAAATACAATTATTATTCCTCTAGAATTAATTAATTCAGATATTAAAATCGATGTTTTACAAAATGGTGATTATATTAATAATCAGAAATTAATAGAATCAATGTGAGAATATGCTATGAAAAATGGCGCTATTGTAGGGGATGGAAATAGTTTACAATGAAATCCTGTTTTTGCATCTTGATTCGGTCTTTCTGGTACACCTAGTGAATATTTAAACTCATTGCCCTCAGAGTTTACAAAAGATCAATATAATTATTTAGTTGAATTTGTATGTAAAAATGGATATGGAAATGATTTAACAAATATTGATAAAGGATTAGTTGCAAAAATTAAAATATTATTTGTATTCGGACCATCATTGTTTGCATCATTTACTCTTGTAATGTGTGCTGGAATGTCAACAAATTACTTCTATCCAAAATATACAGTAAGAACTTATATGATTACAACAAATATGCCAAAAGAAATTAATAAGATGCTATTAGAAAATGGTTTTCAAAATGACATTTTAACTTGAGATAGTATAAACAGAATTAATGGAAACTATTTACACAGAAGTGTAATTATGGCTGCTATGTCAGTCATGGATTGAGATAAAATTGAAAGAGAAGTCTTTATGGCAGATCCGCATGCAAAAGTTAATGCAATTAATACCAAATCCATTAAAGGTTTGTTTAACTATGAAATTAAAAAGAATGATGATAGAGATATTATTAGAACAAAGATTGAAACTGATGAGCTTGAAAAAGAAAAAATTAGACAGATAGCTATTGTTAGAGCACATAAAGAAAACGAAAAACTAACTAAGAAAAATCAAAAACGAAAAACTAAAGAAAAAAAACCTGATATAGAAAAAGAAGAATAA
- a CDS encoding protein translocase SecDF, variant type, translated as MIKLNINEKNIRKKQKKPILKSFAILLIVCSLILGIVFSTWKFSENIRLGSDFKGYYSALVSVDNLNEENNNNGQPNGNSTEGAKALNQRLNPMGNNQIIIEKAGNNFLKVLSPVDAYQNETVFRNQIQKNGGIVLLDAKNYSDLQITTNNNKIERKGINEFFTGAKATSITASNQKHPAISYKLNGDAFKSLLPSSSAEQQTTYADDKALNLFILLDADGFYNDIRNYYNLIKGTAQQRIEEFFRVVVQPLREIYNNSSTSAEVKQILFDLFYGNWDVKTSSGVSYKRSGSLIETKEPSLATATAFTEIVGSFKYLSETSKYVYDSNAVTKDFENDGRYSKNVSLWSQSGILTDSNMKVNEIFAKINPTLIQYVGTNGQSFNEVYWNNLRTNYFLFTGPVTESKSTTAGGGYIEGDNLITTVDSYAKSEIGASLFNAAGKGFVFTVNSIATLDGTVTTIMLWAGLTFLLIIALCLIIYMGFFYRLLGLFAMIITLAIIGMTLLSLSWFNLTVGPETIISAFILIALNIEIFSTLFENMKESYYLKQRGLKTSFNISIKENIGLAADLVIALLIPSMCMFWITSNAIRSMAIMLAMGSFFTVLFTILISVILFKLILNSPWFTNKSNLFALNTDFANQGKFLLNYKIRRVENKIKKLESKESKNEILINSLKDKLKQLNEKLTLIKEKEISKTDKRQLLAKEKLNKKVDKLKSKISTLDENKKAKKIQKLNFKINELIFIRDDKTQSIIEEEGQIITSTNEKLKIKTVERNIKNGAKMISLFGVFILALSIGFGFLFGLRFDHTFGGRTDYTLWGDNIQTAYYGMVDQTFEDQDPKTKELEEKRNKLKTEYEEYEKTHSSSEQLSAVRLKQAEVVSEYWNFVYSKTYYVNYLSNSLNSSKLYKNHNYSVSYGSQFVYNGSSTNQNWITLTVYTQNLKQSAIIKKLFNIWGIDKQQNITETNGFITKAIKPATMLWTLKQIAITVAVIILALIIYILIRFKWTYYIAMIVAIIVAPVISVSLITALQIPLGNASIIAIVSSLLFTIISLFMIFGKSRSLISSKNEKSLIDFFNKEIEIVYDTKTFKKQMNDELFNLKNEMRLNIKTNSLSKEEKKKLKLEFKEIKHNKKIEFKKIKKENKIKINRVGKQNNYLSEVLVKSFKFGLVRCSLLIALYSLVGIVILATMPTILSFGLAIIIGTVVTSLVVLFISLPLWVIFEQIRIRNKLARKRFINGLYVSNEEQIIEGIND; from the coding sequence GTGATTAAGTTGAATATCAACGAAAAAAATATAAGGAAAAAACAAAAGAAACCTATTCTTAAAAGTTTTGCTATATTATTGATAGTCTGTTCATTGATTTTAGGGATAGTATTTTCTACTTGAAAATTTTCAGAAAATATTAGATTAGGATCGGATTTCAAAGGTTACTATTCAGCACTTGTTTCAGTGGATAATCTAAATGAAGAAAATAATAATAATGGTCAACCAAATGGAAATTCAACAGAAGGTGCAAAAGCTTTAAATCAACGTTTAAATCCAATGGGAAATAATCAAATAATAATAGAAAAAGCTGGTAATAATTTCTTAAAAGTTTTATCACCAGTTGATGCATATCAAAATGAAACAGTATTTAGAAACCAAATACAAAAAAATGGTGGAATTGTTTTATTAGATGCTAAAAATTATTCTGATTTACAAATAACAACTAATAATAACAAAATTGAAAGAAAAGGTATTAACGAATTCTTTACAGGAGCAAAAGCAACTTCTATTACAGCTTCAAATCAAAAGCATCCAGCAATTTCATATAAATTAAATGGAGATGCTTTTAAAAGTTTATTACCTAGCAGTTCAGCTGAACAGCAAACAACATATGCAGATGATAAAGCATTAAATTTATTTATTCTTTTAGACGCAGATGGTTTTTACAATGATATTAGAAACTATTACAATTTAATTAAAGGAACAGCACAACAAAGAATTGAAGAATTTTTTAGAGTTGTAGTTCAACCTTTAAGAGAAATTTACAATAATAGTAGTACAAGTGCAGAAGTTAAACAAATACTTTTCGATTTATTTTATGGTAATTGAGATGTTAAAACTTCATCAGGAGTTTCATATAAACGTTCTGGATCACTTATAGAAACAAAAGAACCAAGTTTAGCAACAGCAACAGCATTTACTGAAATAGTTGGATCATTTAAATACTTATCTGAAACTTCAAAATATGTATATGATTCAAATGCTGTTACAAAGGATTTTGAAAATGATGGAAGATATTCAAAAAATGTAAGTCTTTGAAGTCAAAGTGGTATATTAACTGACAGTAATATGAAAGTTAATGAAATATTTGCAAAAATAAATCCAACTTTAATTCAATATGTTGGTACAAATGGGCAATCTTTTAATGAAGTATATTGAAATAACTTAAGAACAAATTACTTTTTATTCACTGGTCCAGTAACTGAATCTAAATCAACTACAGCTGGTGGAGGATATATTGAAGGTGATAACTTAATTACAACTGTTGACAGTTATGCAAAATCTGAAATTGGAGCATCATTATTTAACGCAGCTGGTAAGGGATTTGTATTTACAGTTAACTCTATTGCTACATTAGATGGAACAGTTACAACTATAATGCTTTGAGCAGGTTTAACTTTCTTGCTGATAATTGCATTATGCTTAATTATATATATGGGATTTTTCTATAGACTTTTAGGATTATTTGCAATGATAATCACATTAGCAATAATAGGAATGACATTATTATCATTAAGTTGATTTAATTTAACTGTTGGACCTGAAACAATTATATCTGCATTTATTCTTATAGCATTGAATATTGAAATATTCTCTACGTTATTTGAGAACATGAAAGAGAGTTATTATTTAAAGCAAAGAGGTTTAAAAACAAGTTTCAATATTTCTATTAAAGAAAATATAGGTTTAGCAGCTGATTTAGTTATTGCACTGTTAATTCCTTCAATGTGTATGTTCTGAATTACATCAAATGCAATAAGGTCAATGGCTATTATGCTTGCTATGGGTTCTTTCTTCACAGTTTTATTTACTATTTTGATTAGTGTAATTCTATTTAAATTAATTTTAAATTCTCCATGGTTTACTAATAAATCTAATTTATTTGCTTTAAATACAGACTTTGCAAATCAAGGAAAATTTCTTCTAAATTACAAAATTAGAAGAGTTGAAAATAAAATTAAAAAATTAGAATCAAAAGAATCAAAAAATGAAATATTAATTAACTCTTTAAAAGATAAATTAAAACAATTAAATGAAAAATTAACTTTAATTAAAGAAAAAGAAATTTCAAAAACTGATAAGAGACAGTTATTAGCAAAAGAAAAATTAAATAAAAAAGTTGATAAATTAAAATCTAAGATATCAACTTTAGATGAAAATAAAAAAGCTAAAAAAATTCAAAAACTGAATTTTAAAATCAATGAATTAATCTTTATTAGAGATGATAAAACTCAAAGTATAATTGAAGAAGAAGGGCAAATCATAACAAGTACAAATGAAAAACTAAAAATTAAAACTGTTGAAAGAAACATTAAAAATGGAGCAAAAATGATTTCACTATTTGGTGTATTTATATTGGCTCTTTCAATCGGATTTGGTTTCTTATTTGGTTTACGTTTTGATCATACATTTGGAGGAAGAACTGACTATACATTATGAGGAGATAATATTCAAACTGCTTATTATGGAATGGTAGATCAAACTTTTGAAGATCAAGATCCTAAAACAAAGGAACTTGAAGAAAAAAGAAATAAACTTAAAACTGAATATGAAGAATATGAAAAAACTCATAGTTCTAGTGAGCAATTATCAGCAGTTCGTCTTAAACAAGCAGAAGTTGTATCAGAATATTGAAATTTTGTATACTCAAAAACTTACTATGTTAATTATCTTTCAAATAGTTTAAATTCATCTAAACTTTACAAAAACCATAATTATTCAGTTTCTTATGGATCTCAATTTGTATATAATGGATCTTCAACTAATCAAAATTGAATTACTTTAACTGTTTATACACAAAATTTAAAACAATCTGCAATTATTAAGAAATTGTTTAATATTTGAGGTATTGATAAACAACAAAATATAACTGAAACTAATGGATTTATTACAAAAGCAATTAAACCAGCTACAATGTTATGAACATTAAAACAAATTGCCATAACAGTTGCTGTGATAATTCTAGCTTTAATAATTTATATTTTAATTAGATTTAAATGAACATACTATATTGCTATGATAGTAGCAATAATAGTTGCTCCAGTTATATCTGTTTCTCTAATAACTGCTCTACAAATTCCATTAGGAAATGCTTCAATTATTGCAATTGTAAGTAGTTTATTATTTACAATCATATCGCTATTTATGATTTTTGGAAAATCAAGATCGTTAATCTCATCAAAAAATGAAAAATCACTAATTGATTTCTTTAATAAAGAAATAGAAATTGTTTATGATACAAAAACATTTAAAAAACAAATGAATGATGAATTATTCAATCTTAAAAATGAAATGAGATTAAATATAAAAACAAATAGCTTGTCTAAAGAAGAGAAGAAAAAACTAAAATTGGAATTTAAAGAAATAAAACACAATAAAAAAATAGAATTTAAGAAAATTAAAAAAGAAAATAAAATAAAAATAAATAGAGTTGGTAAACAAAACAACTACTTATCTGAAGTATTAGTAAAATCATTTAAATTTGGACTTGTAAGATGTTCATTATTAATTGCTCTTTACTCATTAGTTGGAATTGTAATATTAGCTACTATGCCAACAATATTATCATTTGGTCTAGCAATTATTATTGGAACTGTTGTTACAAGTTTAGTTGTATTATTTATATCACTTCCACTTTGAGTAATCTTTGAACAAATAAGAATTAGAAATAAACTTGCAAGAAAACGTTTTATTAATGGATTATATGTTTCAAATGAAGAACAAATTATAGAAGGAATAAATGATTAA
- a CDS encoding SGNH/GDSL hydrolase family protein: MKRLLSILATSVFSVATVSSTVSCMPQKPIEDKKSPLNIGLDIDKTKAIDTSVDPLTHKGFTNFFIIGDSLSDVDGLTSYVKDKFIVKTGLEKYVNFNLSIEGSYGYVDDQNVHHNAFSNGPTTAYNIANNFGFKDLKPSNKYSVLKDEKQGYGKNYSIGGATAAKIAPQAGGIILNDVSIEEQARTLVTQQKISSNDFVLFEIGGNDLFSMISSQKAGDNKKVIDYMNESITRLRNALFTLLNNGIKNLFFLGPPIMDNIPSYANKTDEEKKEIIDLGKEYELKMQQVVKEVNSYYSSNFKFSSLYEGENSLTVLQKGYGEHILSNGLIQNIDEYKNNQSFTKNLKIKLNDKEINTSQVKNLKFDENIYKKLTMKSDKVEANVVVELIGKESYSNLKERDQLMSKYFFTDIVHPTKVVHEYVAEILQEKILKEFG; encoded by the coding sequence ATGAAAAGATTATTGTCTATATTGGCAACAAGTGTTTTTTCTGTTGCAACTGTTAGTTCAACAGTATCATGTATGCCTCAAAAACCAATAGAAGATAAAAAGAGTCCATTAAATATTGGACTTGATATTGATAAAACAAAAGCAATAGATACAAGTGTTGATCCTTTAACACATAAAGGATTTACTAACTTTTTTATAATTGGAGATTCTTTAAGCGATGTTGATGGTTTAACATCATATGTAAAAGATAAATTTATAGTTAAAACAGGTTTAGAAAAATATGTTAATTTCAATCTTTCAATAGAGGGAAGTTATGGTTATGTTGATGATCAAAATGTTCATCATAATGCCTTTTCAAATGGTCCCACAACTGCATATAATATTGCAAATAATTTTGGTTTTAAAGATTTAAAACCAAGTAATAAATACTCAGTGTTGAAAGATGAAAAACAAGGTTATGGAAAAAATTATTCAATTGGAGGAGCAACAGCTGCAAAAATAGCTCCTCAAGCTGGAGGAATTATTTTAAATGATGTTAGTATTGAAGAACAAGCAAGAACTTTAGTTACTCAACAAAAAATTTCTTCAAATGATTTTGTACTTTTTGAAATTGGGGGAAATGATTTATTTTCAATGATTAGCAGTCAAAAAGCAGGTGATAACAAAAAAGTTATTGATTATATGAATGAATCAATAACAAGACTTAGAAATGCACTGTTTACATTATTGAATAATGGAATAAAAAATCTGTTTTTCTTAGGACCTCCAATTATGGACAATATTCCAAGTTATGCAAATAAAACTGACGAAGAAAAAAAAGAAATTATTGATTTAGGAAAAGAATATGAACTTAAAATGCAACAAGTAGTTAAGGAAGTTAATTCATATTATTCATCTAATTTTAAATTTTCTTCATTGTATGAAGGTGAAAACTCACTTACAGTTCTACAAAAAGGATATGGTGAACATATTTTAAGTAATGGGTTAATTCAAAATATAGATGAATATAAAAATAATCAGTCATTTACAAAGAATTTAAAAATTAAACTGAATGATAAAGAAATTAATACAAGTCAGGTTAAGAATTTAAAATTTGATGAAAATATTTATAAAAAATTAACTATGAAAAGTGATAAAGTTGAAGCAAATGTTGTTGTTGAATTAATTGGAAAAGAATCTTATTCAAATCTTAAAGAAAGAGATCAATTAATGTCAAAATATTTCTTTACAGATATAGTACATCCAACTAAAGTTGTTCATGAATATGTAGCTGAAATTTTACAAGAAAAGATTTTAAAGGAGTTTGGCTAG
- a CDS encoding adenine phosphoribosyltransferase: MDLKKYIWDVEDFPIKGVTFKDITPLLNDKDAFKYTIDKMVEYVKEKKANVIVAPEARGFLFASAVAYAANCRFVLVRKPGKLPREVKDIEYELEYGKEHIQMHIGDLKSTDNVVIVDDVLATGGTMKAIVDLIEQEKAKINGIVFLADLSFLHDPELFTNFDSKSLITY; the protein is encoded by the coding sequence ATGGACTTAAAAAAATATATTTGAGATGTTGAGGACTTTCCAATTAAAGGAGTTACTTTTAAAGATATAACACCTTTATTAAATGACAAAGATGCTTTTAAATATACAATTGATAAAATGGTTGAATATGTAAAAGAAAAAAAAGCAAATGTTATTGTTGCTCCTGAAGCTAGAGGTTTCTTATTTGCTTCTGCAGTTGCTTACGCAGCAAATTGTAGATTTGTATTAGTAAGAAAACCTGGTAAACTTCCAAGAGAAGTTAAAGACATTGAATATGAATTAGAATATGGAAAAGAACATATTCAAATGCATATTGGAGATTTGAAATCAACTGATAATGTTGTTATTGTTGATGATGTTTTAGCAACAGGGGGAACAATGAAAGCCATTGTTGATCTTATTGAACAAGAAAAAGCAAAAATTAACGGAATTGTTTTTTTAGCAGATTTGTCATTCTTACATGATCCTGAATTGTTTACAAATTTTGATTCAAAAAGTCTAATAACTTATTAA